In Bacillus sp. KH172YL63, one genomic interval encodes:
- a CDS encoding LysR family transcriptional regulator translates to MQLDWIRSFVTLAQLQHFTKTSEFLNLSQPTVSVHIKKLEQYLGVALIHRTSNNQLFQLTPAGEKVFEQGKQMIDLWRSIEQVTEKTEEVQLRIGSTHTVSDVLLPDFVKKIKVLYPHVRLQLMIHNHDTIVEALHDQELDLALVEGTKGLDPFHAEVISRDELRFFASSRMNLRSSPMILREIGSGTREYADEFLRSERIIPAEILQASSHYLIKQLAVRGLGIAFLSSSMVKEEVQQGKLVPIDPYVIHRPFYAVYQEDAALVSIIKELVSVIEGK, encoded by the coding sequence ATGCAACTGGATTGGATCAGGAGCTTTGTCACCCTCGCACAGCTTCAGCATTTTACAAAAACAAGTGAATTCTTGAACTTGTCTCAGCCGACTGTAAGCGTCCATATAAAGAAGCTCGAGCAATATCTGGGTGTCGCGCTCATCCACCGAACCTCAAACAACCAGCTCTTTCAATTGACGCCGGCAGGAGAGAAGGTGTTTGAACAAGGGAAACAGATGATCGACCTGTGGAGATCGATTGAACAAGTGACAGAGAAAACAGAGGAAGTCCAATTACGGATCGGATCCACACACACGGTAAGCGATGTACTCCTTCCCGACTTTGTCAAAAAAATCAAGGTCCTTTATCCACACGTCCGCCTTCAGCTGATGATCCATAACCATGACACGATTGTAGAAGCACTCCATGATCAGGAACTTGACCTTGCCCTTGTGGAAGGAACAAAGGGACTGGACCCGTTTCACGCCGAAGTGATCAGCCGTGATGAACTCAGGTTCTTCGCAAGCAGCCGGATGAATCTCCGCTCATCCCCCATGATCCTCAGGGAAATCGGATCAGGAACAAGGGAATATGCCGATGAATTCTTGCGATCAGAACGGATCATCCCCGCTGAAATCCTACAGGCAAGCAGTCATTACTTAATCAAGCAGCTTGCCGTCAGGGGCCTCGGCATCGCTTTCCTGTCAAGCTCCATGGTCAAAGAAGAAGTGCAGCAAGGAAAGCTCGTCCCCATCGACCCATACGTCATCCACCGTCCCTTTTATGCCGTCTACCAGGAAGACGCTGCCCTGGTCTCCATCATAAAAGAACTGGTGAGCGTCATTGAAGGAAAGTGA
- a CDS encoding STAS domain-containing protein, whose translation MKTTDALSNYFRLHTDEIVDDWLNSREGDPFSIFDLNAPKDIEAKLMEESGLFVRFTTEALASHAEEITPELLDWSHTIAKERVHDGTSIDKVLEQFQRFRLIYFQYLKEWLLDEFDLKETAHFNFIEHYHYLFDEVINTFVTSYKNHYEKRLKEQMGLINELSSPIILLSDTIGILPLVGDIDERRAKYIIEHALEKCMEKEIQHLVVDLSAVPVIDTMVAQKIFELMNTLTLIGVHALITGIRPAIAQTAVQLGIPLGDLTIHSSLMHALKSLGYHISPSH comes from the coding sequence ATGAAGACTACAGATGCGTTAAGCAATTATTTCCGCTTGCATACGGATGAAATTGTGGACGATTGGCTCAATTCGAGGGAGGGCGATCCATTTTCGATTTTTGACTTAAATGCACCTAAAGATATTGAAGCGAAATTGATGGAAGAGTCCGGATTGTTCGTCCGGTTCACAACTGAGGCGTTGGCATCCCATGCAGAGGAGATTACTCCTGAATTGCTTGACTGGTCGCATACGATTGCCAAGGAGCGTGTGCACGATGGGACGAGCATCGATAAAGTGTTGGAGCAGTTTCAGCGCTTCAGGCTTATCTATTTTCAATACCTGAAAGAATGGCTGCTGGATGAGTTCGACCTGAAGGAGACAGCACATTTCAATTTTATTGAACATTATCATTACCTCTTTGATGAAGTCATCAACACCTTTGTGACGTCGTACAAAAATCATTATGAAAAACGATTGAAGGAGCAAATGGGACTGATCAATGAATTAAGTTCACCTATCATCCTGTTGTCCGACACGATCGGGATTCTGCCCCTCGTTGGTGACATTGATGAACGAAGGGCCAAGTATATCATCGAGCACGCACTGGAAAAATGTATGGAAAAAGAAATTCAGCACCTGGTGGTCGATCTTTCAGCTGTACCGGTCATTGACACGATGGTGGCGCAGAAGATCTTTGAACTGATGAACACACTGACCCTCATCGGGGTACATGCCTTGATAACAGGTATCCGCCCTGCCATCGCGCAGACAGCAGTCCAATTAGGCATTCCCCTTGGGGATTTAACCATTCATTCTTCCTTGATGCACGCATTGAAAAGTCTCGGTTATCACATCAGCCCGAGTCACTGA
- a CDS encoding sulfite exporter TauE/SafE family protein: MEWILFMTGGAVIGIMSGFFGIGGGIVLTPTLLVLGYEPSQAITLSLMLTLGSTVTGTLSHIRLKNVNVKLAIMLGVSGVVGSVVTVPFVKWLDEINGASTFISVVYIGILSWFAYQFLSKRQQNSKTKGKSAVPVIGLSTGIISSLMGVSGGFVMTPLLTKWLKLNLNKAIGTSISAASIIVLSGITSYMYSGETLDYRHGILLIIGALIGTPIGSIQLKRFSGDVVKRMLAVLYIVVAVSVVLKMFSITTASLGLILVSVLVFFGMLGRGDRTRATS, translated from the coding sequence ATGGAATGGATTTTATTTATGACAGGCGGTGCCGTCATCGGCATCATGTCAGGATTTTTTGGAATAGGAGGCGGGATTGTCCTGACACCGACCCTGCTCGTCCTTGGGTATGAACCGAGCCAGGCGATCACCTTATCCCTGATGCTTACATTGGGATCGACGGTGACAGGGACGCTGTCACATATCCGCTTGAAGAATGTAAATGTGAAATTAGCGATAATGCTGGGTGTTTCGGGAGTCGTCGGATCAGTCGTCACCGTCCCTTTTGTGAAATGGCTTGATGAAATCAACGGGGCATCCACTTTTATCTCGGTCGTATATATTGGTATATTGAGCTGGTTTGCGTATCAGTTCTTAAGTAAACGGCAACAGAATTCAAAAACAAAAGGAAAATCGGCTGTTCCGGTCATCGGCTTATCGACCGGGATCATTTCATCCCTGATGGGCGTCAGCGGTGGTTTTGTGATGACGCCATTACTGACAAAGTGGCTGAAGCTCAACCTGAACAAAGCGATCGGCACGAGTATTTCGGCCGCATCCATCATTGTTTTATCCGGTATCACGTCGTATATGTACTCGGGGGAAACACTGGATTACCGGCACGGGATCCTGCTCATCATCGGGGCCCTGATCGGAACGCCGATCGGCTCGATTCAGCTGAAGCGTTTCTCAGGAGACGTCGTCAAGCGGATGCTTGCTGTCCTCTACATTGTGGTGGCCGTCAGCGTTGTCCTTAAGATGTTCTCCATCACAACCGCTTCCCTCGGGTTGATCCTCGTATCGGTGCTCGTTTTCTTCGGAATGCTCGGGCGCGGGGACAGGACACGTGCCACGTCCTGA
- a CDS encoding DinB family protein has protein sequence MVDYRVKTDQGFTERIGELVWMLEHARGVTLEEVKGLKQVELDGRVDEDANTIGALLMHMAAIEYVHQVISFEGRDLTEAELGKWGPALALGEEGRRTIKHQPVEYYIDELAEVRDRTLSCLKQRNDQWLYEEGKWGNGVPYNHYYLWFHVMEDEISHRGQIRMLKRGLSSVE, from the coding sequence ATGGTTGATTATCGGGTGAAAACGGATCAGGGATTTACTGAAAGAATAGGAGAGCTTGTGTGGATGCTGGAGCATGCGAGGGGAGTGACGCTTGAAGAGGTCAAGGGGTTGAAGCAGGTTGAGCTGGACGGGAGAGTGGATGAAGATGCTAATACGATTGGGGCCCTGCTGATGCATATGGCTGCGATCGAGTATGTTCATCAGGTGATTTCCTTTGAAGGAAGAGATTTGACTGAAGCGGAACTTGGGAAATGGGGGCCAGCGCTGGCTTTGGGAGAAGAGGGAAGACGGACCATCAAACATCAGCCCGTTGAATATTATATCGATGAACTTGCAGAGGTGAGGGACCGTACGCTTTCCTGCCTGAAACAACGAAACGATCAATGGCTTTATGAAGAAGGGAAATGGGGCAACGGGGTTCCCTATAATCACTATTATCTTTGGTTTCATGTGATGGAAGACGAAATCAGTCACAGGGGGCAGATCCGGATGTTGAAGCGGGGTCTTTCTTCTGTGGAGTAG
- a CDS encoding DUF3311 domain-containing protein, with the protein MSKSKFIKIYCLSLIVPFLLLVFPLFSIGNRATPIVMGMPFSVFWVIFWIIITFLIVLFLYRIDPDKDEEEVH; encoded by the coding sequence ATGAGTAAAAGTAAGTTCATAAAGATCTATTGTTTGTCTTTGATTGTGCCGTTTCTTTTATTGGTTTTTCCATTGTTTTCAATTGGAAACCGGGCAACACCGATTGTGATGGGGATGCCTTTTTCAGTGTTCTGGGTCATTTTCTGGATCATCATTACATTCCTGATCGTATTGTTTCTTTACCGGATTGATCCTGATAAAGATGAAGAGGAGGTACATTAA
- a CDS encoding M20 family metallo-hydrolase, whose translation MSINRDRLKRHLEELAEIGKIGETGVCRLAHSKEDRQGVELVKGWMEDAGLTSRIDGFGNLIGKIEGTDKDKPILVLGSHIDSQPYGGRFDGTAGALGAIEVIHSMKDNGISPERTIEVICFSDEEGSRFNKGIFGVRALAGMLEEGELERKDKSGVTRREALKEFGVETDLTASPVYKKGDIEAFLELHIEQGPVLEEKGKPVGIVSGISGPIWLTVTLEGFAGHSGSVPMTMRQDALLGASDIIRKFDGLVKAEGTDTTVGTVGSMQVFPNSRNIIAEKVEFTVDLRDIDLEARNHLEQMLYKIIEESAAAYDLTYDIKEDTRSEPRYCADWIKMIMKEEDEKLGFQSPTLMSGPFHDALIMSYISDYGMIFVRCEKGISHNPLEFAEMDDIEKGVELLYATALRISQGEGRSVRRKNDSAVVNEK comes from the coding sequence ATGTCAATCAATCGTGATCGATTAAAGCGTCATCTGGAGGAATTAGCGGAAATCGGAAAGATCGGGGAGACCGGAGTTTGCCGCCTGGCCCATTCAAAGGAAGACCGTCAGGGGGTCGAACTGGTGAAGGGATGGATGGAAGATGCCGGTTTGACTTCAAGGATCGATGGTTTTGGCAACTTAATCGGAAAAATAGAGGGGACAGACAAAGACAAACCGATACTGGTGCTTGGCTCACATATTGACTCTCAACCCTACGGCGGAAGGTTTGACGGGACAGCAGGGGCGTTGGGTGCCATCGAAGTCATCCACAGTATGAAGGATAACGGGATCAGCCCTGAACGGACAATCGAAGTGATCTGCTTTTCCGATGAAGAGGGGAGCCGTTTCAACAAAGGAATCTTTGGTGTCAGGGCACTGGCAGGGATGCTCGAGGAAGGGGAACTTGAACGGAAAGATAAATCGGGTGTCACGAGGCGGGAAGCACTGAAGGAATTCGGGGTCGAAACAGACCTGACGGCAAGTCCTGTCTACAAAAAAGGGGACATCGAGGCGTTCCTGGAGCTTCATATCGAACAGGGGCCGGTCCTTGAAGAGAAAGGGAAGCCTGTCGGGATTGTATCCGGGATTTCGGGACCGATTTGGTTGACCGTGACACTCGAGGGATTTGCCGGTCACTCAGGATCGGTGCCGATGACGATGAGGCAGGATGCCCTGCTCGGAGCGTCAGACATCATCAGGAAATTCGATGGATTGGTAAAGGCAGAAGGAACAGACACAACCGTCGGGACGGTTGGGAGCATGCAGGTTTTCCCGAATTCCAGAAATATCATCGCAGAAAAAGTGGAGTTCACCGTCGATCTCCGGGATATCGATCTTGAGGCACGGAACCACTTGGAACAAATGCTGTACAAAATCATTGAAGAATCGGCGGCAGCGTATGACCTTACATACGACATCAAAGAGGATACCCGGAGTGAGCCGAGGTATTGTGCCGACTGGATCAAAATGATCATGAAGGAGGAAGATGAAAAACTGGGATTCCAATCCCCGACATTGATGAGCGGGCCGTTTCATGACGCATTGATCATGTCTTATATCAGTGATTACGGTATGATTTTCGTCCGCTGTGAAAAAGGGATCAGCCATAATCCCCTGGAGTTTGCGGAAATGGATGACATTGAAAAAGGCGTGGAGCTTTTGTATGCGACGGCTTTGCGGATCAGTCAGGGAGAAGGGAGGAGTGTGCGGAGGAAGAACGATTCAGCAGTAGTGAATGAAAAATAA
- a CDS encoding STAS domain-containing protein, with protein sequence MQVAEKFYEFMSERTWQLTENWYDSLDKSDPSGVYASTDSKVIETLKRQNHEFHERFCVLFKEEGKDALCNFEQWIEEIAQDEEHLKTPTHFILREFFRTQDQYLDILKEFIDQYGSVNSSEQIEDLRDLIIKTFSIVISKFAEENYAYSQRRLNSQQEMIQELSSPVILLNKKSGVLPLIGDIDTARARYILENTLAACVDKDLEHLFIDLSGVVMVDTMVAQQLFQIIDSLNLIGVKSTLSGIRPEIAQTAVQLGVSFENISVTSTLERALNEKTVK encoded by the coding sequence ATGCAGGTAGCGGAAAAATTTTATGAATTTATGAGTGAGCGCACATGGCAATTGACGGAAAACTGGTACGATTCACTTGATAAAAGTGATCCTTCAGGGGTATATGCCTCCACTGATTCCAAAGTAATAGAAACGCTGAAGCGTCAAAACCACGAATTTCACGAACGGTTTTGTGTCCTCTTCAAGGAAGAAGGAAAGGACGCACTTTGTAATTTTGAACAATGGATAGAGGAAATCGCCCAAGATGAAGAACATTTAAAAACACCTACCCATTTTATCCTCAGGGAATTTTTTCGCACCCAGGATCAGTACCTGGACATTTTAAAGGAATTCATCGATCAATATGGAAGTGTCAACTCATCCGAGCAGATTGAGGATTTAAGAGATTTGATCATCAAAACGTTCAGTATCGTCATTTCAAAGTTCGCTGAAGAGAATTACGCGTATTCACAAAGACGTTTAAATTCTCAGCAGGAAATGATCCAGGAACTCAGCTCGCCGGTTATATTATTGAATAAAAAGAGCGGTGTCCTTCCTTTGATCGGGGATATTGATACGGCAAGAGCGCGGTATATTCTTGAAAATACGCTTGCTGCATGTGTCGACAAAGACCTGGAACATTTATTCATCGATTTATCCGGGGTCGTCATGGTTGATACGATGGTCGCACAACAATTATTTCAAATCATCGACAGCCTGAACCTGATCGGCGTGAAAAGCACCCTTTCAGGGATCCGTCCGGAAATTGCCCAGACCGCCGTCCAGTTAGGTGTTTCTTTTGAGAATATCTCAGTGACGTCGACACTTGAAAGAGCGTTAAATGAAAAAACGGTGAAATAA
- a CDS encoding M20 family metallopeptidase → MRVKTDTVQLVKDLVRINTENPLTVEKECGDYVYNWLNKLGNVEVSYEEVSEGRPNIIAKYKGVSREKPIVLIAHMDTVPAGEGWDMDPFGGDIIDGKMYGRGSCDMKSGLAVAMKVMEKVSEEKLTLNRDFYVCVTVDEEGPEMAGAVDLVKKARLPDDAMIIATEPTSNHIAPAHKGTVWFDVEAAGKSAHAGYAHLGLDAIHAVSAVIMSIKSQIDALPYNHETLGKTAVTVGKIAGGEKTNMVPRSCRAELDFRLVPPMTVGNIQEFLEEAVKEGEKLVPGVSVTFKQKGLARPPLETPLDSYFCRELAQAYLTVTGEDVQYEGFPAYTDAGIISLLSPSTEAMVFGPGSLTNAHIVNEYVELSEIDICEKVLFQLVKTI, encoded by the coding sequence ATGAGAGTGAAAACAGATACGGTACAGCTGGTGAAGGACCTCGTCCGGATTAACACAGAAAATCCGCTGACAGTAGAAAAGGAGTGCGGGGATTACGTATACAATTGGCTTAATAAGCTTGGAAATGTTGAAGTGAGCTATGAAGAAGTTTCTGAAGGCAGGCCGAATATCATCGCGAAGTATAAAGGGGTTTCCAGAGAGAAACCCATCGTATTGATCGCCCACATGGATACGGTGCCTGCAGGTGAAGGATGGGATATGGACCCGTTCGGAGGGGACATCATCGACGGAAAGATGTATGGACGGGGCTCCTGTGATATGAAAAGTGGCCTGGCGGTCGCGATGAAGGTAATGGAGAAAGTATCAGAGGAAAAGCTTACATTGAACCGTGATTTCTATGTATGTGTCACAGTGGATGAAGAAGGGCCTGAAATGGCCGGTGCAGTGGATCTTGTGAAGAAGGCACGCCTGCCGGACGACGCCATGATCATTGCGACAGAGCCGACAAGCAACCATATCGCCCCGGCTCATAAAGGCACCGTCTGGTTCGATGTCGAGGCGGCGGGCAAGAGTGCCCATGCCGGTTATGCTCATCTTGGGCTGGATGCGATCCATGCCGTGAGTGCTGTCATCATGTCTATCAAATCTCAAATCGATGCGCTCCCATACAATCATGAAACCCTTGGGAAAACGGCGGTTACCGTCGGGAAAATAGCGGGAGGGGAAAAGACCAATATGGTTCCCCGTTCTTGCCGGGCAGAACTGGATTTCCGGCTTGTCCCTCCAATGACGGTCGGGAACATTCAGGAGTTCCTGGAAGAAGCGGTGAAAGAGGGGGAGAAGCTAGTTCCGGGGGTAAGTGTGACGTTCAAACAAAAAGGACTTGCAAGGCCGCCTTTGGAAACACCTCTTGACAGCTACTTCTGCAGGGAACTCGCTCAAGCATACCTCACTGTAACAGGAGAAGATGTCCAGTACGAAGGATTCCCCGCTTATACCGATGCAGGGATTATTTCACTGCTATCTCCTTCTACAGAAGCAATGGTCTTCGGCCCTGGCAGCCTGACGAACGCCCACATAGTCAATGAATATGTCGAACTCTCTGAAATCGACATCTGTGAGAAAGTACTGTTCCAGCTCGTGAAGACGATATGA
- a CDS encoding sodium:solute symporter family protein, translating to MADWQIAMIMMIGYLVIALVVGVMAGRGHDKHSLDEFTVAGGGLGLIVMWFLMGGAVFSAFSFLGAPGWAYSKGAPALYILTYTAFAILPWYIIGPKIGKIGRKYNIYTVAGFMKKRYGGKTLPILVGFIALFASIQYLATQMKGMAYIFNIMTEGRIPLWLGALLAYGIVVVYVATGGLRAAAWSDVFQGILMIVISWVVGLAIVNKLHDNVGGMFTNLVQDNPTFFEIGSQGSTMSGTAYTTTILVSLIGFLMWPHLFSKSYASNARTIKKTVLVYPVFALFLIPLLFVGFAAVNIVNPADIGAPDEILPYLITTVLSLPGWVYGLVGAGALAAAMSTADAITHSASLEFTDGVIKNAKPGLSDKTTLLLMRIGVFVVGGLAYFITVFGGQGLIALLLGAYGSIVQFAPGVYGALYSKKVTGPAVITGLIVGTIVNYYYQLIAETTPMDIHAGILGLICNVVIVVAISAFTQQKTVQIAEEYRKIGS from the coding sequence ATGGCGGATTGGCAGATTGCGATGATCATGATGATCGGCTACCTTGTGATTGCGCTGGTAGTTGGTGTGATGGCCGGAAGAGGCCATGATAAACATTCACTCGATGAGTTTACGGTTGCAGGCGGAGGTCTTGGGCTTATCGTCATGTGGTTCTTGATGGGAGGGGCTGTCTTCAGTGCATTCTCATTTCTCGGTGCGCCGGGTTGGGCATACTCCAAAGGTGCACCTGCACTTTATATTTTAACTTATACTGCTTTTGCGATTCTTCCATGGTATATCATCGGCCCTAAAATCGGAAAAATCGGCCGTAAATATAATATTTATACAGTTGCAGGATTTATGAAGAAAAGATACGGGGGGAAAACCCTTCCGATCCTGGTCGGGTTCATTGCGTTATTCGCCTCGATTCAATATCTGGCCACACAGATGAAAGGCATGGCCTATATCTTCAATATCATGACAGAAGGACGTATCCCGCTGTGGCTTGGTGCCCTTCTCGCATATGGGATCGTTGTTGTATATGTGGCAACCGGAGGCTTGAGGGCAGCGGCATGGTCTGATGTGTTTCAAGGGATATTGATGATCGTCATCTCCTGGGTTGTCGGTTTGGCGATTGTAAATAAACTCCACGACAACGTCGGTGGGATGTTTACAAATTTGGTACAGGACAATCCGACATTTTTTGAAATTGGAAGTCAAGGGTCTACCATGTCAGGAACAGCCTATACCACTACGATACTCGTATCCCTGATCGGTTTTCTTATGTGGCCGCATCTATTCTCAAAATCGTATGCGTCAAATGCCCGTACCATTAAGAAAACGGTATTGGTGTATCCTGTTTTCGCCCTGTTTCTGATTCCGTTATTATTTGTAGGGTTTGCCGCGGTGAATATCGTCAATCCGGCTGACATCGGTGCACCGGATGAAATCCTTCCATATTTGATCACGACGGTCCTTAGCCTGCCCGGCTGGGTGTATGGTCTGGTAGGCGCCGGTGCTCTCGCGGCAGCCATGTCTACGGCAGACGCCATCACACATAGTGCGTCACTTGAATTCACGGATGGGGTCATTAAGAATGCAAAGCCAGGCCTGTCCGATAAAACGACATTGCTGCTCATGAGAATCGGGGTGTTCGTTGTCGGTGGACTCGCCTATTTTATCACTGTGTTTGGCGGGCAGGGCCTCATCGCACTGTTGCTCGGTGCATATGGATCGATTGTGCAATTCGCACCTGGCGTATACGGTGCCCTTTATTCGAAAAAGGTCACGGGTCCCGCTGTCATCACCGGCCTGATTGTCGGTACAATTGTAAACTATTATTATCAGTTGATTGCAGAGACGACTCCGATGGACATTCATGCAGGGATTCTGGGTTTGATCTGTAATGTGGTGATTGTGGTGGCGATCAGTGCCTTCACCCAACAGAAAACCGTTCAGATCGCAGAAGAATATCGAAAAATCGGCTCATAG
- a CDS encoding S9 family peptidase, whose protein sequence is MFSTNLNGKYNVWAMDLPHLFPYPLTTINQISSLVHFHPECLIATFEQDGDENQQLHYLPIEGGKPVPFDEGEAGSTCFHACFSDNHEIYYSSNHENPLLNIYKRNLNDEKATVVQKGETVPIVVAAVSPDGAYVFTETYSNTHAAAFYQSDKGKIPMVPDPDSPHTIRDVLFVNGTVFFTTNYEDEFSYLATFNPSTHEFRPVLKLKNEELTHIKWSEATNKLVISSEKGVCDRLYEYDILSGELVSLESPCGLMKKIVVTKSGTLYVLGISSDKTDTIYKRGADGKWIQLTNTKVPGISVDRMVKPEIVQYDSFDGLSIEALLFRPKQENGYTILWPHGGPQKAERMRYRPLFQCLVQQGYTLFAPNFRGSQCYGKSFEKMVERDWGDGPRLDCVAGMDWLIEEGISEKGRIISIGGSYGGYMSLLLAGRHPEYFCGIVDIFGISNLFTFLNNVPPSWGTLMDQMVGNPERDHDKLVRDSPITYIEQMNAPMFIIHGQNDPRVKTEESEQIMHHLNKKGIDVEYLLFEDEGHGFLKKQNEIKAYEGIRAFLDKLISG, encoded by the coding sequence GTGTTCAGTACAAACCTGAATGGCAAATACAATGTATGGGCAATGGATTTACCCCACCTGTTCCCTTATCCATTGACGACCATCAATCAGATCAGCAGCCTCGTCCATTTCCACCCGGAATGCCTCATCGCCACATTTGAACAAGACGGAGATGAAAACCAGCAGCTTCATTACCTTCCAATAGAAGGCGGCAAGCCGGTTCCATTTGATGAGGGGGAAGCAGGCTCAACTTGTTTTCATGCGTGCTTCTCGGACAATCATGAAATCTACTATTCATCCAATCATGAAAATCCTTTACTGAATATCTATAAAAGAAATTTAAACGATGAGAAGGCCACCGTTGTCCAAAAGGGGGAGACGGTCCCTATTGTGGTGGCTGCCGTATCTCCCGATGGAGCTTATGTGTTTACTGAAACATACTCAAACACTCACGCAGCCGCGTTCTATCAGAGTGACAAAGGAAAGATTCCTATGGTTCCAGATCCTGACTCACCCCATACAATCCGGGACGTGCTGTTCGTCAACGGGACAGTGTTCTTTACAACCAATTATGAAGATGAATTTTCTTATCTCGCGACTTTCAATCCATCAACCCATGAATTCAGGCCTGTTCTGAAGCTTAAAAATGAAGAACTCACACACATTAAGTGGAGTGAAGCCACAAACAAGTTGGTCATCTCCTCGGAAAAAGGGGTATGCGACCGACTCTATGAATATGACATTTTATCAGGGGAGCTGGTTTCCCTGGAGTCCCCATGTGGGCTCATGAAGAAGATTGTTGTTACAAAGTCGGGGACGCTCTATGTTTTAGGGATTTCTTCAGACAAAACCGATACGATTTACAAGAGGGGAGCAGATGGGAAATGGATTCAGCTCACCAATACGAAAGTGCCGGGCATAAGCGTTGATCGCATGGTCAAACCGGAAATCGTACAATACGACAGTTTTGACGGCCTTTCAATTGAAGCATTGCTTTTCCGTCCTAAACAGGAAAACGGCTATACGATATTGTGGCCCCACGGCGGCCCACAAAAGGCAGAACGGATGAGATACCGCCCTCTTTTCCAATGCCTCGTCCAACAGGGATACACCCTTTTCGCCCCCAACTTCCGGGGAAGCCAATGCTACGGTAAATCCTTCGAAAAAATGGTCGAACGTGACTGGGGGGACGGACCTCGTCTCGATTGCGTCGCCGGAATGGATTGGCTCATTGAAGAAGGAATATCAGAAAAGGGACGGATCATTTCAATCGGCGGAAGCTACGGCGGATATATGAGCCTTCTCCTCGCTGGCAGGCACCCTGAGTACTTCTGCGGGATTGTGGATATCTTCGGCATTTCGAATTTATTCACCTTCCTGAACAATGTACCGCCAAGCTGGGGGACACTCATGGATCAAATGGTCGGAAATCCGGAGAGGGATCACGATAAGCTTGTAAGAGATTCTCCGATCACGTATATCGAGCAGATGAATGCACCCATGTTCATCATTCACGGCCAGAATGATCCGAGGGTAAAAACCGAGGAATCAGAACAGATCATGCACCATTTGAATAAGAAAGGAATCGACGTGGAATACCTCCTCTTTGAAGACGAGGGACACGGCTTCTTAAAGAAACAGAACGAAATAAAGGCATATGAGGGAATCCGGGCATTTCTCGATAAACTGATAAGCGGATAA
- a CDS encoding methyl-accepting chemotaxis protein — MDHIVGKMNAIHGLVNEVNALIVGFKEQSGRIEQISTTISDISGQTKMLALNASIEAARAGEHGRGFAVVAEEVGKLADETEESTKGIGGVVSKLREEMEKMTQAIAENAKEVENGLAAVQQGNEVFQGIIEANSRVEKQITDVGETAEKLKSSSQQMMNKISEMHGFSEETLSNTERISTYSTQQAATVSSVDEIVNALQDRVSSLKQVVGEITKN; from the coding sequence ATGGATCACATTGTGGGGAAAATGAACGCCATTCATGGGTTGGTGAATGAAGTAAATGCTCTCATTGTCGGATTTAAAGAACAATCTGGGCGAATCGAGCAAATTTCGACGACGATTTCAGATATCTCAGGGCAGACGAAGATGCTTGCCCTCAATGCTTCCATTGAGGCAGCAAGGGCCGGGGAGCATGGAAGAGGCTTTGCAGTTGTAGCCGAAGAAGTCGGGAAATTGGCTGATGAGACAGAAGAATCCACCAAAGGAATCGGCGGCGTCGTTTCAAAGTTAAGGGAAGAGATGGAGAAAATGACGCAGGCCATCGCTGAAAATGCGAAAGAAGTGGAAAATGGCCTGGCTGCCGTTCAACAAGGAAATGAAGTCTTCCAGGGGATCATCGAAGCAAACAGCCGTGTGGAGAAACAAATCACCGATGTGGGGGAGACAGCGGAAAAGCTAAAGTCATCTTCACAGCAAATGATGAATAAAATCTCGGAAATGCACGGGTTCTCAGAAGAAACACTGTCCAATACAGAAAGAATCTCCACGTATTCGACTCAACAGGCTGCAACCGTATCGTCCGTTGACGAAATCGTGAATGCATTACAGGACAGAGTATCCTCACTGAAACAAGTCGTCGGGGAAATCACGAAGAATTGA